In Arthrobacter sp. CDRTa11, one DNA window encodes the following:
- a CDS encoding aldo/keto reductase yields MTEYRNLGSTGLRVSPLTLGTMMFGAIGNPDHEDSIRIIHRALESGINLVDTADVYSKGESEVIVGKALKGRRDDVVLATKVHGRLGEDVNQAGNSRRWIIREVEDSLRRLQTDWIDLYQVHRPEPDTDIDETLGALTDLVRQGKIRYIGTSTFDPGQIVEAQYVARERHRERPVTEQPPYSILARGVEREVLPLAQRHRLGVLPWSPLAGGWLSGRIKADGEHTTSSRAARQPERHDPSSAENARKTQAVLELTELADQAGLSLVHLALGFVLEHPAVTSAIIGPRTLDHLEGALGADKVGLSKDVLDRIDEIVPPGTTLNQADAGYRPPSLTDPSLRRRSR; encoded by the coding sequence ATGACCGAATACCGCAACCTGGGGTCCACCGGCCTCAGGGTCAGCCCCCTGACGTTGGGCACCATGATGTTCGGGGCCATTGGCAACCCGGACCACGAGGATTCCATCCGGATCATCCACCGGGCCCTCGAATCCGGAATCAACCTCGTGGACACCGCCGACGTCTATTCCAAGGGTGAGTCCGAGGTCATCGTGGGGAAGGCGCTGAAGGGCCGCCGGGACGACGTCGTGCTGGCCACCAAAGTCCACGGACGCCTCGGTGAGGATGTGAACCAGGCCGGCAATTCGCGCCGCTGGATCATCCGCGAGGTAGAGGACAGCCTGCGCCGGCTCCAGACGGACTGGATCGACCTCTACCAGGTGCACCGGCCGGAACCGGACACGGACATCGACGAGACGCTGGGGGCGCTCACGGACCTGGTGCGGCAGGGCAAGATCCGGTACATCGGAACGTCCACGTTCGATCCGGGCCAGATCGTCGAGGCCCAATATGTGGCCCGCGAACGGCACCGTGAGCGGCCCGTGACGGAACAGCCGCCGTACTCGATCCTGGCGCGCGGGGTGGAACGCGAAGTGCTGCCGCTTGCCCAGCGCCACAGGCTCGGCGTGCTTCCGTGGAGTCCGTTGGCCGGCGGCTGGCTCAGCGGCCGGATCAAGGCCGACGGCGAGCACACCACCTCCAGCAGGGCTGCCCGGCAGCCGGAGCGGCACGATCCGTCGTCGGCAGAAAATGCCCGCAAGACGCAGGCGGTGCTGGAGCTCACGGAGCTCGCGGACCAGGCCGGACTGTCACTCGTCCATCTGGCCCTCGGCTTCGTGCTGGAGCACCCGGCGGTCACCTCCGCGATCATCGGGCCGCGGACGCTGGATCACCTGGAGGGGGCACTCGGCGCGGACAAGGTGGGCCTGTCAAAGGACGTGCTGGACCGGATCGACGAGATCGTCCCGCCCGGCACCACCCTGAACCAGGCCGACGCCGGCTACCGGCCGCCGTCGTTGACTGACCCGTCCCTGCGCCGCCGCAGCCGCTGA
- a CDS encoding helix-turn-helix domain-containing protein translates to MTNPPSTNIPPRYFKIQEVADMLQVSRSTVFRLKKSQQWPHLKVGSEIRFSPAHIAAIEALLEQAPPAPKVVPNVGIRANRRNARSSR, encoded by the coding sequence ATGACGAACCCACCAAGCACCAATATCCCCCCGAGGTATTTCAAGATCCAAGAGGTAGCTGACATGCTCCAAGTCAGCCGCTCCACCGTTTTTCGCCTCAAGAAATCTCAGCAGTGGCCGCATCTCAAAGTGGGCAGCGAGATACGGTTCTCACCGGCTCACATTGCAGCTATTGAGGCCCTTTTGGAGCAAGCACCGCCTGCACCGAAAGTGGTCCCGAACGTAGGGATCCGCGCGAATCGACGCAACGCTAGAAGCAGCAGGTAG
- a CDS encoding phage tail protein, with the protein MATELGAAFVSVSLETSKLAGQIKSAFGSAESSGADAGKSAGRGFGGAFGIAAAALGALGIGSFFKSAISGAGELEQSVGAINAIFKGSAGQMNEWSKSAAMDVGLTSNEFNELGTLIGSQLKNGGTAMDQLAPKTKELIGTGADLASMFGGTTSEAVEALSSALKGERDPIEKYGVSLSQAKIDAEAAALGFAKVGGSLSAEATQAATLSLIMKQTADAHGNFASEADTLAGKQQRLNAVWENGKTQIGAALLPAVSSLTGALLTGLGPALVGAQVVIREVIGGFTAMGAAFKAGDGDITSSGFAGVMERIGAVARPVFDTMKEVGASLGASFGPLIPQIVALASSFSPLGLIFKVIQPILPQLVGTFTQLGSVVAGVLGVAMAALMPIVQILVQHLSGLAISLMPALSQIVGTLGTAMATLAPVIGGVISSLAPLITSLMTQLSPIITSLVTAILPPLISILSDVIAAIAPLITILMAALIPAIEALMPVVVTVFSFIAELIKNVMQAVQGVIQVVTGIITGDWDKVWTGIQNIFGAVWANIQTIVTGAIAIVGSLITMGMSNVSRIVGGVLENIGRFFADTWNNVVNGVSGMIGSVVGFFTGLGGKILGAMGNIGSTLFNTGKNIIQGLIDGIGSMMGSIGRAVLSIVPEAIRGPFEQLLGIHSPSRVFRGYGVNIGQGLILGLDDMHGDISRAVTGMVSVPAVPSMSAGAYTSALANGAAGGNTYNTTINQVDDPIGTSHAVQRRLGALAV; encoded by the coding sequence CCGCCGCTGCCCTCGGTGCTCTGGGTATTGGTTCGTTCTTCAAGTCCGCCATTAGTGGGGCTGGCGAGTTGGAGCAGAGCGTCGGCGCTATCAACGCGATCTTCAAGGGCTCCGCGGGGCAGATGAATGAGTGGTCGAAGTCCGCGGCGATGGATGTCGGCCTGACCTCGAATGAGTTCAACGAGCTGGGTACGTTGATTGGTTCGCAGTTGAAAAACGGCGGAACGGCGATGGATCAGCTCGCGCCGAAGACGAAGGAACTGATCGGGACCGGCGCGGATCTTGCGTCGATGTTCGGCGGGACCACCTCTGAGGCTGTTGAGGCCCTGTCCTCGGCCCTCAAGGGCGAGCGTGACCCCATTGAGAAGTACGGCGTTAGCCTGTCGCAGGCGAAGATTGATGCTGAGGCTGCTGCGCTGGGGTTCGCGAAAGTCGGCGGGTCCCTGTCCGCTGAGGCTACCCAGGCCGCTACCCTATCGCTGATCATGAAGCAGACCGCGGACGCTCACGGTAACTTCGCTTCTGAGGCTGACACCCTGGCTGGTAAGCAGCAGCGGTTGAATGCTGTGTGGGAGAACGGTAAGACGCAGATCGGCGCGGCTCTCCTCCCGGCTGTTAGTTCGTTGACGGGTGCGTTGCTGACTGGTTTGGGCCCTGCGTTGGTGGGAGCTCAGGTGGTTATACGTGAGGTCATTGGCGGGTTTACCGCTATGGGGGCGGCGTTCAAGGCTGGTGATGGTGACATAACTTCAAGCGGTTTCGCTGGGGTTATGGAGCGCATCGGTGCCGTTGCCCGTCCGGTGTTTGACACCATGAAGGAAGTCGGCGCGTCGCTTGGCGCGTCGTTCGGACCACTGATCCCCCAGATTGTTGCGTTGGCGTCTTCCTTCTCTCCGCTGGGACTGATCTTCAAGGTCATTCAGCCGATCCTTCCGCAACTGGTGGGGACGTTCACGCAGCTTGGGTCCGTGGTTGCCGGGGTTCTCGGTGTGGCGATGGCTGCATTGATGCCGATTGTGCAGATCCTTGTGCAGCATCTGTCTGGGCTGGCCATCTCGTTGATGCCGGCGCTGTCACAGATCGTTGGGACGCTGGGCACGGCTATGGCTACCCTAGCGCCGGTCATTGGCGGTGTGATTTCCTCGCTTGCGCCGCTGATCACTTCGTTGATGACGCAGCTTTCGCCGATCATCACCAGCCTGGTAACAGCAATCTTGCCGCCTCTAATCTCGATTCTTAGTGACGTGATCGCCGCGATTGCCCCGCTGATCACCATTCTTATGGCGGCGCTGATTCCGGCTATTGAGGCTCTGATGCCGGTCGTGGTGACGGTGTTCAGCTTCATCGCTGAACTCATCAAGAACGTGATGCAGGCTGTGCAGGGTGTGATTCAGGTTGTCACTGGCATCATCACTGGTGACTGGGACAAGGTCTGGACCGGGATACAGAACATCTTTGGCGCCGTGTGGGCCAACATCCAGACGATTGTCACAGGCGCGATTGCCATTGTGGGATCCCTGATCACTATGGGCATGAGTAATGTGTCCAGGATCGTGGGCGGTGTCCTTGAGAACATTGGCCGGTTCTTCGCGGATACGTGGAACAACGTGGTCAATGGTGTTTCGGGGATGATCGGTAGCGTTGTCGGCTTCTTCACTGGCCTTGGCGGGAAGATCCTGGGCGCGATGGGGAACATCGGTTCGACCCTGTTCAACACGGGTAAGAACATCATCCAGGGGCTCATTGACGGTATCGGGTCGATGATGGGTTCCATCGGTCGGGCTGTCCTGTCGATTGTTCCTGAGGCGATCCGTGGACCGTTCGAACAGTTACTCGGCATTCACTCCCCGTCGCGGGTGTTCCGTGGCTATGGCGTCAATATTGGTCAGGGTCTAATCCTTGGCCTCGATGATATGCACGGCGACATTTCGCGGGCCGTGACGGGGATGGTTTCCGTCCCCGCGGTCCCGTCAATGTCAGCCGGCGCTTACACGTCAGCGCTCGCGAATGGCGCGGCGGGCGGGAACACGTACAACACCACTATCAATCAGGTGGATGACCCGATTGGGACTTCCCACGCGGTACAGCGGCGCCTCGGCGCTCTGGCGGTCTAG